CTTCTTCGGCCGACTTCACCAACTGCACGCCATGCTGGTCGGCATTGTCCTTCACGGTTCCCTTACCGCGACCACCGGCGTGGATCTGGGCTTTCACCACAGCGATCTTACCGCCCAGTTCAGTGTAGGCGGCACTCGCCTCTTCGGCGGTCTTAGCAACAATGCTACGGGGTACAGCAACCCCAGCTTGGCGAAGGATTTCCTTCGCCTGGAACTCATGAATCTTCATCGACTTCTTCCAGGTGGAATTGGCAACGGTCGAGCAGGAAAAGCCGGATTATACGACTCTGGGAAAATAAGGGTCAACCGGAGGGGAGGCACTAAACCGTCGCACTAACCCCTGGAAAGGCCCAGATTAAGAGTTTGGGATTAGTCGAACTAATACGGAAATATGCGCCTATGGCTGCGATGCGTGCCAGACTGCACGAGATTTGATAATCGAACCCCGATAGCAAGCGAATCGGGCATTCGAAAGTTTTTCTCGGAAAGATTGTGTCTGCGGCGAGGCCTGAATTACATCCCTAGCCGCTGACCGGCCAGTTCTTCCAGACCAAGCTTCTTCATTTTCTTGTAAAGAGTCGTGCGGTTAATGCCTAACTGATCGGCCGTTTCGTTGCGATTCCAGCCGTTCGATTCCAACACTTCGCGGATGATCTGACGTTCGGGGCCTTCTAAGGCTTCCTTCAGCGACGTCCCCGTGCTTCGGCTTACCGAAACCGGCGCACCTGAGGCAATCGACGACGGCATGTCGTCTGGGGTGATCTCGTCGTTCTTGCTGAGCAGCACGGCTCGTTCGACCACGTTTTGCAGTTCTCGCACGTTGCCTGGCCATTTGTATCGCTGCAAAGCGGCAACCGCTTCGGCCGAAAACCCTTGCACGCGACGACCGGTATCCTGGCAAACTTCGGCCAGGAAGTGACCCGCCAGCCGTGGAATATCGGAAATACGTTCCCGCAGCGGGGGCAGTTCCAGGTTGATCACGTTCACTCGGTAGAACAGGTCCTGACGGAACTGGCCACGATCGACCAAGCTGGCCAGGTTTTCGTTGGTTGCCAAAACAACACGTGTGTCGATGGTTTCCGTTTCGGTTCCGCCGACCGGCTCGAACTGAAGTTCCTGCAGCACGCGAAGCAGTTTGACCTGCATGCTCTGCGGAGCGGTACCGATTTCGTCGAGGAAGATCGTTCCTTTGTCAGCCGCTTTGAATTTACCGAGCTTATTACCGGTAGCTCCGGTGAACGAGCCGGCAACGTGACCGAAAAGTTCACTCTCGAGCAGGTTCTCAGGCAACGCACCACAGGCAACTTCGATAAACGGTTGGTCGCGGCGGTTGCTACGGCGGTGAATGGCTCGGGCCAATAGAGACTTACCTGTTCCACTTTCGCCGGTGATCAAAACCGTGGCTCGCGTGTCGGCAACGCTGTCGACCATGTCGAAAATGCGCAACATGCGATGGTCGTGGCCAATAATATTTTCTAGCCCGAAACGCAGATCAAGCTGTTGCTTTAATTGTTGATTTTCCTGCATTACCTTTTGTTGCGAGAGAGCCCGTTGGATGGCCATATCCAACTCTTCGTCGATCAACGGCTTGGTGAGCAGGTCGAATGCCCCTGCACGCAGCGCCTCGATTCCGGTTTCCACGGTCCCGTAACCGGTAATCATGATCACGGTGGTGCCAGGATGATGCGTGTGGCAATGTCGCAACACATCAAAACCGTCTTCGTCTCCTAGGCGGACATCGGCCAAGATCAGGTCGTAAGGACGGTCATCGATCAAGGCAATGGCTTGGTTGAGGTTAGAGGCCTGATCGACTCCATAACCAATTTCGCGCAGCCAGCTTCCCATCGAATCCAAGACATGGCGGTCGTCGTCAATCAGCAGCAGTTGAGCTTGGTTCATGATGGGAATATCCAGGAAATGCGTTTTGATTTATCTCTCAATTTGGGGGGGAAGGTTTTGCAACGCAGCAAATGTCGCAGATTCACCACACCCACCATGTTATTTAGGTCACGCATTCCCCCTGGTCAAAACAATGTGGCATTTTGTAGACACCCCCCGAGGCCTCAACGGGCCCTCTGCGGAAAACCACATGCTTCGTATAGGCGGAACCTTCCCCCTTAGCTTGAGTAAAAAATCCGCGAATTACTACGTTTAGCGGGTGCGGGACATCGCAAAAAGGGGCGCAGCACGGACAACCACACTGGAAAAGCCGTCAGCGGGGGTTAATATGGGGCCAAGGCAGCGTCGATAAACGCAAGGTTATCGTGGGCATGCAGTTAGCGAGATTTCTGGTATTTTTCCAGAAAGTGATAGGCTCGCGACGGGTGGGGAATACTGCTCCGAGAAGCCACGCACAACAGCCACTCTTGTTTCAGTGTGAAAGGTTCTTATGTCAATTAATGTGTTGGTTGTCGACGACCATGAAGTTGTTCGCAGCGGCTTGGTGTGTCTCTTCCGAGGCACCGATATTGAAGTCGTTGGAGAAGCAGTCAATGGAAGTGACGCCATCGAAAAGGCACTCCAGCACAAGCCAGATGTCGTCCTGATGGACATCCGCATGCCAGAGATGGACGGCTTGGCTGCTCTGGAAAAGCTGCAAGCTGACTCTCCCGGCACGCCGGTTGTCATGCTCAGCACCTATGACAACCCGACCTACGTTGCACGTGGAGTTGCGTTGGGCGCAGTCGATTACGTTCTCAAAGGTTCGCCAAGAGAAATGATCGTCGAAGCGATCCACAATGCCGCAAGCGGTAGCAATCAGCCCGACGGTAGCATCATGGCTCGCATCAAAGGCACCATGGCGAAACGTCACGATGCCAAGAACAGCGAGTTCCCTTTGACCAATCGCGAAATGCAAGTCCTTCGTCACTTGGCCTTGGGTCTTAGCAATCGCGAGATCGGTCGCTCGCTGAGCATCAGTATCGAAACCGTCAAAGAACACGTACAGAACATCTTGCGTAAGGTCGACGTCACCGACCGCACCCAAGCCGCGGTTTGGGCCGTACGTCAGGGCCTCGTCTAACGACCCGTGCGCTTCGTTTATTCACGATCATACCCTGCTGCGATACCGGCAGGGTTTTTCTATGCGCTGCCGAGAATTTCTGGACGCTGGCCTCTGGGTCTAGTACTGTGCAAGTCTTGCCGGCTATCCATCTTGCCTTCTTCTTCGAGGTCTCATCATGCTTGCTCTGCGCTGCACTGCGGTTGCCATCGTGTTGTCACTTTTGGGAACCCTAAGCGCGGCCGAGCCGTGGCAACGACACACGATCGATAACACATCGCGCGGCGCCGACGGTGTCCGACCTCTCGACGTGAATGGCGATGGCCTTCCCGATTTGTGTACCGGATGGGAAGAAGGGGGCGTGATCCGCGTCTATTTGCATCCCGGCCAAGCGAAGGTGAAACAACCATGGCCTGCAGTAACCGTCGGCAAAGTGAAAAGCCCTGAAGATGCCGTCTTTATGGATGTCAACGGCGATGGAGCATTCGATGTAGTCTCTTCCTGTGAGGGGCGGCAGCAAACGATCTTCGTCCACTTCGCGCCGTCAAAACCAGAAGACTATCTCACACCGACTGCCTGGAAAACCGAACCAATCGCAACCTCCGAAAAGCAAACCCGCTGGATGTTCGCGCTACCCTGGCAGGGCGAGCCGGGGAAGACACTCGAACTTATCGCTGGCTCGAAAGCACCCAATGGCGCCGTAGGTCGTTTCAGTCGTGACGATGCCGGTGCGTGGAATTGGCAGAAGCTGACCGATGCCGGCTGGATCATGTCTCTCGTGCCGGAAGACATGAATCGAGATGGCCATGCAGATCTTCTGTACAGCGATCGCAAAGGGAAACGGCGCGGCGTCTATTGGATCGACCTGGCGAGCGATCCGCGATCCACAGCCCCCAAAC
This is a stretch of genomic DNA from Bremerella alba. It encodes these proteins:
- a CDS encoding sigma-54-dependent transcriptional regulator, whose protein sequence is MMNQAQLLLIDDDRHVLDSMGSWLREIGYGVDQASNLNQAIALIDDRPYDLILADVRLGDEDGFDVLRHCHTHHPGTTVIMITGYGTVETGIEALRAGAFDLLTKPLIDEELDMAIQRALSQQKVMQENQQLKQQLDLRFGLENIIGHDHRMLRIFDMVDSVADTRATVLITGESGTGKSLLARAIHRRSNRRDQPFIEVACGALPENLLESELFGHVAGSFTGATGNKLGKFKAADKGTIFLDEIGTAPQSMQVKLLRVLQELQFEPVGGTETETIDTRVVLATNENLASLVDRGQFRQDLFYRVNVINLELPPLRERISDIPRLAGHFLAEVCQDTGRRVQGFSAEAVAALQRYKWPGNVRELQNVVERAVLLSKNDEITPDDMPSSIASGAPVSVSRSTGTSLKEALEGPERQIIREVLESNGWNRNETADQLGINRTTLYKKMKKLGLEELAGQRLGM
- a CDS encoding response regulator, with amino-acid sequence MSINVLVVDDHEVVRSGLVCLFRGTDIEVVGEAVNGSDAIEKALQHKPDVVLMDIRMPEMDGLAALEKLQADSPGTPVVMLSTYDNPTYVARGVALGAVDYVLKGSPREMIVEAIHNAASGSNQPDGSIMARIKGTMAKRHDAKNSEFPLTNREMQVLRHLALGLSNREIGRSLSISIETVKEHVQNILRKVDVTDRTQAAVWAVRQGLV
- a CDS encoding FG-GAP repeat domain-containing protein; amino-acid sequence: MLALRCTAVAIVLSLLGTLSAAEPWQRHTIDNTSRGADGVRPLDVNGDGLPDLCTGWEEGGVIRVYLHPGQAKVKQPWPAVTVGKVKSPEDAVFMDVNGDGAFDVVSSCEGRQQTIFVHFAPSKPEDYLTPTAWKTEPIATSEKQTRWMFALPWQGEPGKTLELIAGSKAPNGAVGRFSRDDAGAWNWQKLTDAGWIMSLVPEDMNRDGHADLLYSDRKGKRRGVYWIDLASDPRSTAPKLIGGAAHEVLFLDVADLDQDEQRDVVCATYGDTLLWFRRKEAAPVFEQIEIPMPANTGTGKSVRVVDVNLDGQNDLVISCGNAGKKHGVMWMHKREGEWVAQPISGLEEGIKFDLLQLIDLDGDGDLDVLTCEERDNLGVIWYENPTR